In Pleomorphomonas sp. T1.2MG-36, one genomic interval encodes:
- a CDS encoding helix-turn-helix domain-containing protein has product MALGAFMELSLATSENDGISLACRLTPVIAGQRSVREIPPGFRLFIYLRGWQRFEIDGQRFDVSADAGPVALALSLVRPARLVQLAWSEDRMSKLMITAPSDWTATLDLDGAGHGDALATFLAGHGNHHLWRLDDDSVRIARLAAEPPAWVPREALPLYRRARALDLVCLTLSTLALRREENTLPRPAQSVLGERIRIFLLDHLNEPLTIDAVAQAVGASVSVVQRCFKELYGMTVFDFVRRRRLDAARDALDNRGVSIACAAFIAGYSAPSSFATAFKKAYGVPPKLRRRQAMPFREAAE; this is encoded by the coding sequence GTGGCATTGGGTGCGTTCATGGAACTGTCGCTGGCGACATCGGAAAACGACGGCATCTCGCTCGCCTGCCGGCTCACGCCCGTGATCGCCGGCCAACGCAGCGTGCGCGAGATTCCGCCGGGTTTTCGGCTGTTCATCTATCTCCGGGGCTGGCAGCGGTTCGAGATCGACGGACAGCGGTTCGACGTCTCCGCCGATGCCGGTCCGGTGGCATTGGCACTGTCGCTCGTCCGCCCCGCCCGTCTGGTCCAGCTCGCCTGGTCGGAAGACCGGATGAGCAAACTGATGATCACCGCCCCAAGCGACTGGACGGCGACGCTCGACCTTGATGGTGCGGGCCACGGCGACGCACTTGCGACCTTTCTCGCCGGGCATGGCAATCACCATCTCTGGCGCCTCGACGACGACAGCGTCCGCATCGCACGGCTGGCCGCCGAGCCGCCGGCCTGGGTGCCGCGAGAGGCGTTACCGCTCTATCGGCGCGCCCGCGCGCTCGATCTCGTTTGCCTCACCCTCAGCACGCTCGCCCTGCGCCGCGAGGAGAATACCCTGCCCCGCCCCGCGCAGTCGGTGTTGGGCGAACGCATCCGCATCTTCCTGCTCGATCACCTCAACGAACCGCTGACCATCGATGCGGTCGCCCAGGCCGTCGGGGCGTCGGTCAGCGTCGTGCAGCGGTGCTTCAAGGAACTCTACGGCATGACGGTGTTCGACTTCGTGCGCCGCCGTCGCCTCGATGCCGCCCGCGACGCACTGGACAATCGCGGCGTCAGCATCGCCTGCGCCGCCTTCATAGCGGGCTACTCGGCGCCGTCGAGCTTTGCCACCGCCTTCAAGAAGGCCTATGGCGTGCCGCCCAAACTGCGGCGCCGGCAGGCGATGCCGTTCCGCGAGGCGGCCGAGTGA
- a CDS encoding ABC transporter permease, which produces MTVPPRPLLLGTLLIATALLAAASLLIGGGYAWSDVLTLEGDGALILAASRVPRTLALLLSGAGLAVSGILMQMIARNRFVEPSTAGTVESASLGILLTLLLMPGAPVVVRMLVAALVALAGSAVFLMLIARLPLGSVLMVPLVGIMLGGIFDAATSFLAYRFDLLQSLGAFGSGDFSIVLRGRYEFLWIIAGLVAVAYATAARFTILGMGEAVAVGVGLDYRRLVIFGLIIVSVVTAAVVVTVGAVPFVGLIVPNVVSLFLGDDLRRSLPVVATGGAVLVLASDVVGRIVIAPYEIPVGTIMGVVGSLGFLTLIFWRRGHAA; this is translated from the coding sequence GTGACCGTTCCACCTCGTCCGTTGCTGCTTGGCACCCTCCTGATCGCGACCGCCCTTCTTGCCGCAGCGAGCCTCCTCATCGGGGGTGGCTACGCATGGTCCGACGTGCTGACGCTGGAAGGCGATGGAGCGCTCATACTCGCCGCGAGCCGCGTGCCGCGCACCCTCGCACTGCTGCTGTCGGGCGCCGGGCTCGCCGTATCCGGCATCCTGATGCAGATGATCGCCCGCAACCGCTTCGTCGAGCCGTCAACGGCCGGCACGGTGGAATCGGCAAGCCTCGGCATTCTTCTGACGTTGCTCCTGATGCCCGGCGCCCCGGTGGTCGTGCGCATGCTGGTGGCAGCCCTGGTGGCGCTGGCCGGATCGGCCGTGTTCCTGATGCTGATCGCCCGGTTGCCGCTCGGGTCGGTGCTGATGGTTCCCCTGGTCGGCATCATGCTCGGCGGCATCTTCGACGCGGCGACCAGCTTTCTCGCCTATCGCTTCGACCTGCTGCAATCGCTCGGCGCCTTCGGCAGCGGCGATTTCTCCATCGTGCTGCGGGGGCGTTACGAGTTCCTGTGGATCATCGCCGGTCTGGTGGCCGTCGCCTATGCCACCGCCGCCCGTTTCACCATCCTCGGCATGGGCGAGGCCGTGGCGGTCGGCGTGGGCCTCGATTATCGGCGGCTCGTCATCTTTGGCCTGATCATCGTCTCGGTGGTCACCGCCGCCGTGGTGGTGACGGTCGGCGCCGTCCCGTTTGTTGGTCTCATCGTGCCCAATGTCGTCAGCCTGTTCCTGGGCGACGACCTGCGGCGCAGCCTGCCGGTGGTGGCGACGGGCGGCGCCGTGCTGGTCCTCGCGTCGGACGTCGTCGGCCGGATCGTCATCGCGCCCTATGAAATCCCGGTCGGGACCATCATGGGCGTCGTCGGCAGCCTCGGCTTCCTGACGCTCATCTTCTGGCGACGCGGCCATGCCGCCTGA
- a CDS encoding iron chelate uptake ABC transporter family permease subunit: protein MPPDRPRSARLVLVAVTSLAILSAVAFMTLDAKGPWSFILTHRGVRLAALITVAYAIAVSTVLFQTLTGNRILTPAVMGFDALFLLLQTSLVAALGGAGAGTIDPRLLFAVECLAMVGLSGLLFRLLFRGEGRNLPLVVLSGMLFGALFRSLSSFLQRVMDPNDFLVLQGRAFASFNVVDPALIGVAALLAVAATIIVLPRLAELDVLVLGRDRATGLGVDTARLSAIVFAVVAVLVSASTALVGPTTFFGLLVANLAYLLIPSAQHAKVLPVAIGLAIVTLVGGQMLLERVLGFGTALSIVIDFVGGVTFLLILFRSGRR, encoded by the coding sequence ATGCCGCCTGATCGCCCGCGGTCCGCCCGTCTCGTGCTGGTTGCCGTGACATCGCTCGCCATTCTGTCGGCGGTGGCCTTCATGACGCTCGATGCAAAGGGACCATGGAGTTTCATACTCACCCATCGCGGCGTCCGCCTCGCCGCCCTGATCACGGTCGCCTACGCCATCGCCGTATCGACCGTGCTGTTCCAGACGTTGACGGGCAATCGCATCCTGACGCCGGCGGTGATGGGCTTCGACGCATTGTTCCTGCTGCTGCAAACCTCGCTGGTGGCGGCCCTCGGCGGCGCCGGTGCCGGGACGATCGATCCGCGACTCCTCTTTGCGGTCGAATGCCTGGCCATGGTCGGTCTATCCGGCCTGCTCTTTCGTCTGCTGTTTCGGGGCGAAGGCCGAAACCTGCCGCTGGTCGTCCTGTCCGGCATGCTGTTCGGGGCACTGTTCCGCAGCCTGTCGAGCTTCCTGCAACGCGTCATGGACCCCAACGATTTCCTCGTGCTGCAAGGACGGGCCTTCGCCTCCTTCAACGTCGTCGATCCGGCATTGATCGGCGTTGCCGCGCTGCTGGCGGTGGCGGCGACGATCATCGTGCTGCCCCGCCTTGCGGAGCTTGACGTGCTCGTTCTGGGGCGCGACCGGGCAACGGGCCTTGGCGTCGACACGGCACGCCTGTCGGCCATCGTCTTCGCGGTCGTTGCCGTCCTGGTATCGGCGTCGACGGCGCTGGTCGGACCAACCACGTTCTTCGGCCTGCTGGTCGCCAACCTCGCCTATCTCCTGATCCCTTCGGCCCAGCACGCCAAGGTGCTGCCAGTCGCCATCGGCCTCGCCATCGTCACGCTGGTCGGTGGTCAGATGCTGCTGGAGCGGGTGCTGGGCTTCGGCACCGCGCTCTCCATCGTCATCGACTTCGTCGGTGGCGTCACGTTCCTTCTCATCCTGTTCAGGTCCGGCCGGCGATGA
- a CDS encoding iron ABC transporter ATP-binding protein, with protein MIEIDKVCKRYGDTLVVDTVSLAIPRGGVVGIVGPNGAGKSTLLSVISRLMKSDSGRVLVDGLDVTKTPGRELARRLSVMRQENHVAARLTIRDLVAFGRFPHNRGRPNRDDQERVAAAIAFVGLDAMADRFLDQLSGGQRQRAFVAMALAQDADYALFDEPLNNLDIHHAVSMMRLFRRMGDQPGKTVVIVLHDLNIAATYADRIIVMQNGRVVGDGAPSEVINGRLLSEVFRVEGDVIEIDGRRVVSVAP; from the coding sequence ATGATCGAAATCGACAAGGTCTGCAAACGCTACGGCGACACGCTGGTCGTCGACACCGTCAGCCTCGCCATTCCACGCGGCGGCGTGGTCGGAATCGTCGGCCCGAACGGCGCCGGCAAGTCGACACTTCTATCTGTCATTAGCCGGCTCATGAAGTCCGACTCGGGCCGCGTTCTCGTGGACGGCCTCGACGTGACGAAGACGCCCGGCCGCGAGCTGGCCCGTCGGCTGTCGGTGATGCGGCAGGAAAATCACGTCGCGGCGCGGCTGACGATCCGCGATCTCGTCGCCTTCGGCCGCTTTCCGCACAATCGGGGGCGCCCCAACCGCGACGACCAGGAGCGGGTGGCGGCGGCGATCGCTTTCGTCGGGCTGGATGCCATGGCCGATCGGTTTCTCGATCAGCTCTCCGGTGGCCAGCGGCAACGGGCGTTCGTCGCCATGGCTCTTGCCCAGGACGCCGACTATGCCCTGTTCGACGAGCCGCTCAACAACCTCGACATTCATCATGCCGTGTCGATGATGCGGCTTTTCCGCCGCATGGGCGACCAGCCGGGCAAGACGGTGGTGATCGTGCTGCACGATCTCAACATCGCCGCCACCTACGCCGACCGGATCATCGTCATGCAGAACGGCCGGGTGGTCGGCGACGGCGCCCCATCGGAGGTCATCAACGGGCGCCTGCTGTCGGAGGTGTTCCGCGTCGAAGGCGATGTCATCGAAATCGATGGCCGGCGGGTGGTCAGCGTAGCGCCGTGA
- a CDS encoding GntR family transcriptional regulator, translating into MTTWTMSGSGRPSTAGVPAGETAAQLVHRRLRDDIVSMRRRPGDVIFEKEIALEAHVSRTPVREALLRLADEKLIEIVPKSGTMVSRIPAEILPEIIVARAALEAVTVRAAAKTAKGSDVAGLRAIMERQREALATGDIDGFHAADELMHRAIAEAGRLPGLWAMIVQIKVQLDRYRRLTLPQPHRMEHALAEHEAIVEAIAGRDDAAAAAAMHRHLDGLRISLAPIRELNPDYFSGDVSAVYDRWAVETA; encoded by the coding sequence ATGACGACATGGACCATGAGCGGTAGCGGGCGACCTTCGACCGCCGGTGTCCCGGCCGGCGAAACGGCCGCCCAACTGGTTCATCGTCGGCTACGGGATGACATCGTCTCCATGCGTCGTCGTCCGGGCGACGTGATCTTCGAAAAGGAGATCGCTCTGGAAGCCCACGTCAGCAGGACGCCCGTCCGCGAGGCGCTGCTCCGCCTCGCCGACGAGAAACTGATCGAGATCGTGCCCAAGTCCGGAACGATGGTGTCTCGCATTCCGGCCGAGATTCTGCCGGAGATCATCGTCGCACGCGCCGCTCTCGAGGCGGTCACCGTGCGGGCGGCTGCCAAGACCGCCAAGGGATCCGATGTCGCGGGCCTCCGGGCGATCATGGAGCGGCAGCGCGAGGCGCTTGCCACCGGCGACATCGACGGCTTTCACGCCGCCGACGAACTCATGCACCGGGCCATCGCCGAGGCCGGCAGGCTGCCGGGACTGTGGGCGATGATCGTTCAGATCAAGGTTCAGCTCGATCGCTATCGCCGCCTGACCCTGCCGCAACCGCACCGCATGGAGCACGCACTCGCCGAACACGAGGCGATTGTCGAGGCCATCGCCGGTCGAGACGACGCGGCTGCTGCGGCGGCGATGCATCGCCATCTCGACGGCCTTCGGATCAGCCTGGCGCCCATACGCGAGCTCAACCCCGATTATTTCTCCGGCGATGTCAGTGCCGTCTACGATCGCTGGGCCGTCGAAACGGCCTGA
- a CDS encoding sugar kinase: MTQDIRVAAIGECMVELQERADGGITQSFGGDTFNTAAYMARLGEGLGGFVDYVSAIGDDPFSDAMSAFWRAQGVGDRLVLRRPGRRPGLYFIKTDAAGERRFYYWRGEAAVRETFETDGSDTILTALAGYSNIYLSGISLAVLKPQSRARLIARLGELARDGIAVDFDCNYRPLLWESVAMTRAVYEEVIAFASRVLVTVEELEVLGIDPTPTAGADHFAAMPRLEVVIKDGAKPCTLIHGGKVETVPATAVDKVVDTTAAGDSFSAAYLLGRSLGLPPTEAAHRAHIVAGAVVQHRGAIIPKDATPDVFASEIARRR; the protein is encoded by the coding sequence GTGACCCAGGATATCCGCGTGGCAGCCATCGGCGAGTGCATGGTCGAACTGCAGGAGCGGGCCGACGGCGGCATCACGCAATCCTTCGGTGGCGACACCTTCAACACGGCGGCCTACATGGCCCGGCTCGGCGAGGGCCTCGGCGGCTTCGTCGATTATGTCAGCGCCATCGGCGACGATCCGTTCAGCGATGCCATGTCGGCCTTCTGGCGCGCCCAAGGCGTCGGTGACCGCCTTGTGCTGCGTCGCCCGGGCCGTCGTCCCGGCCTTTACTTCATCAAGACCGACGCCGCCGGCGAGCGCCGCTTCTATTATTGGCGCGGCGAAGCCGCGGTGCGCGAAACCTTCGAGACCGACGGATCCGACACCATCCTCACGGCGCTCGCCGGCTACAGCAACATCTATCTCTCGGGCATCAGCCTCGCGGTGCTGAAGCCGCAAAGCCGCGCCCGCCTCATCGCCCGCCTCGGCGAACTCGCCAGAGATGGCATCGCCGTCGACTTCGACTGCAACTACCGGCCGCTCCTATGGGAGAGCGTCGCGATGACGCGCGCCGTCTACGAGGAGGTCATCGCCTTCGCAAGTCGCGTACTGGTGACGGTGGAAGAACTCGAGGTGCTCGGCATCGATCCGACGCCCACGGCCGGCGCCGACCATTTCGCGGCCATGCCGCGCCTCGAAGTGGTGATCAAGGACGGCGCCAAGCCCTGCACGCTGATCCACGGCGGCAAGGTCGAGACCGTGCCCGCAACAGCCGTCGACAAGGTGGTGGACACCACCGCCGCCGGCGACAGTTTCTCGGCCGCCTATCTGCTCGGCCGCAGCCTCGGCCTCCCGCCGACGGAAGCCGCCCATCGCGCCCACATCGTCGCAGGCGCCGTCGTGCAGCACCGTGGCGCCATCATTCCGAAAGACGCCACCCCCGACGTCTTCGCCTCCGAAATCGCCCGTCGTCGCTGA
- a CDS encoding YhcH/YjgK/YiaL family protein, whose amino-acid sequence MYLSHIATLDRDAANLPEDIRRGLKFLAETDIIALPAGRVDIDGDRLFALIQDYETVPKADKRPESHAHYIDIQYVASGRERIGYAPLAGNNPVSEDLLESRDVQFFATVADETDLVLGTGAYAVFHPTDIHRPGCAAGAPAKVRKVVVKILA is encoded by the coding sequence ATGTATCTCAGCCATATCGCCACGCTCGATCGCGACGCCGCCAACCTGCCCGAAGACATTCGGCGCGGGCTCAAATTCCTGGCCGAAACCGACATCATCGCCCTGCCGGCCGGTCGAGTCGACATTGACGGCGACCGTCTGTTCGCGCTGATCCAGGACTACGAAACGGTCCCCAAAGCGGACAAGCGTCCCGAATCCCACGCCCACTACATCGACATCCAGTATGTGGCGAGCGGTCGCGAGAGGATCGGCTATGCGCCTCTCGCCGGCAACAATCCGGTGTCCGAGGACCTGCTCGAAAGCCGCGACGTGCAGTTCTTCGCCACGGTTGCCGACGAGACCGACCTCGTGCTGGGCACCGGTGCCTACGCCGTCTTCCATCCCACCGACATTCACCGGCCGGGTTGCGCCGCGGGCGCGCCGGCCAAGGTCCGCAAGGTCGTGGTCAAGATTCTGGCCTGA
- the kduI gene encoding 5-dehydro-4-deoxy-D-glucuronate isomerase, whose protein sequence is MDIRYSANQKDFKRYTTEETRAEFLIENLYLNDEVVAVYSHVDRMVTLGCKPVNEAVPLDKGIDCMKNFGTAYMLERREIGIFNIGGTGSIEADGETFQLGFQDCLYITKGTKSVVFRSDDPNAPAKFYMVSAPAHKACKTTFLSIADAKKKPVGDEATANKRVINQFIHPDVLETCQLSMGLTQLAPGSVWNTMPAHTHERRMEIYTYFNIPEGQAVFHMMGEGNQTRHILVQNEQAVISPSWSIHAGCGTAAYTFIWAMGGENQTFDDMDHIAIGDLR, encoded by the coding sequence ATGGACATTCGCTATTCGGCCAATCAGAAGGACTTCAAGCGCTACACCACCGAGGAAACGCGCGCGGAGTTCCTGATCGAAAACCTCTACCTCAATGATGAGGTGGTCGCCGTCTACTCCCATGTCGACCGCATGGTGACGCTCGGCTGCAAGCCGGTCAACGAAGCGGTGCCGCTCGACAAGGGCATCGACTGCATGAAGAACTTCGGCACCGCCTACATGCTGGAGCGCCGCGAGATCGGCATCTTCAACATCGGCGGCACCGGCTCCATCGAAGCCGACGGCGAAACCTTCCAGCTCGGCTTCCAGGACTGCCTCTACATCACCAAAGGCACGAAGTCGGTCGTCTTCCGCAGCGACGACCCCAACGCGCCGGCCAAGTTCTACATGGTGTCGGCTCCGGCCCACAAAGCCTGCAAGACCACCTTCCTGTCCATCGCCGACGCCAAGAAGAAGCCGGTCGGCGACGAGGCCACCGCCAACAAGCGCGTCATCAACCAGTTCATCCATCCGGACGTGCTGGAGACCTGCCAGCTTTCCATGGGTCTCACCCAGCTCGCGCCGGGCAGCGTCTGGAACACCATGCCCGCCCACACCCACGAGCGCCGCATGGAGATCTACACCTATTTCAACATCCCCGAGGGGCAGGCCGTCTTCCACATGATGGGCGAAGGCAACCAGACCCGACACATCCTGGTGCAGAACGAGCAGGCGGTCATTTCGCCGTCCTGGTCGATCCACGCCGGCTGCGGCACCGCCGCCTACACCTTCATCTGGGCGATGGGCGGCGAGAACCAGACCTTCGACGACATGGATCACATCGCCATCGGCGACCTGCGCTAA
- a CDS encoding gluconate 5-dehydrogenase: protein MTYPNAFSLEGKVALVTGASYGIGFALASALAEAGATIAFNDINAEFLEKGLAAYKAAGIDARGYIADVTDETAVQKLVADIAKDLGSIDILVNNAGIIKRIPMHEMDVKDFRQVIDIDLTAPFIVAKAVIPGMMKKGSGKIINICSMMSELGRETVSAYAAAKGGLKMLTRNIASEYGAFNIQCNGIGPGYVETPQTAPLRAPGHPFDAFIRAKTPAGRWGTTDDLKGPAVFLASSASDFVNGHILYVDGGILAYIGKQP from the coding sequence ATGACCTACCCGAACGCATTCTCGCTTGAAGGCAAGGTGGCGCTCGTCACCGGCGCCTCCTACGGCATCGGTTTCGCGTTGGCGAGCGCTCTGGCCGAGGCCGGCGCCACCATCGCCTTCAACGACATCAACGCGGAGTTCCTCGAGAAGGGCCTTGCCGCCTACAAGGCTGCCGGCATCGACGCCCGGGGCTACATCGCCGACGTCACCGACGAGACCGCCGTGCAGAAGCTGGTGGCCGACATCGCGAAGGATCTCGGCTCCATCGACATCCTGGTCAACAATGCCGGCATCATCAAGCGCATCCCGATGCACGAGATGGACGTCAAGGACTTCCGCCAGGTGATCGACATCGACCTCACGGCGCCGTTCATCGTCGCCAAGGCGGTGATCCCGGGCATGATGAAGAAGGGCAGCGGCAAGATCATCAACATCTGCTCGATGATGTCCGAGCTCGGCCGCGAGACGGTTTCGGCCTACGCAGCCGCCAAGGGAGGCCTCAAGATGCTGACCCGCAACATCGCCTCCGAATACGGTGCCTTCAACATCCAGTGCAACGGCATCGGTCCCGGCTACGTCGAAACGCCGCAGACGGCGCCGCTACGTGCGCCCGGCCACCCGTTCGACGCCTTCATCCGCGCGAAGACGCCGGCCGGCCGCTGGGGCACCACCGACGACCTGAAGGGCCCGGCGGTCTTCCTCGCCTCCTCGGCGTCGGACTTCGTCAACGGCCACATCCTCTATGTCGATGGCGGCATTCTCGCCTACATCGGCAAACAGCCCTGA
- a CDS encoding class I SAM-dependent methyltransferase: protein MYEILSGFLARPVPFSISTTELLWTDPHIANEMLRFHLDGSNDLASRRTTTIDAFVDWLDRRFTLAGRSVTDLGCGPGLYANRYAGRGAVVTGLDFSTNSLAHARKAAEAAGLSVDYRRADYLRDDLPGGQDLATMIYGDFCAMAPDKRAVILAKIRAMLKPTGSFVFDVFSTGMFAELREETLFESRLMNGFWAAGDYVGFKTTRLYPDEAIGLDRYLIAAPDRTFQVFNWMQYYTPDTITAEVLAAGYSSVDIVSFETGGPWPGGASAFAVIARP, encoded by the coding sequence ATGTACGAAATTCTCTCCGGCTTCCTTGCCCGCCCCGTTCCCTTTTCCATCTCCACCACCGAACTGCTGTGGACCGACCCGCACATTGCGAACGAGATGCTGCGCTTTCATCTCGACGGGAGCAACGATCTGGCCTCGCGGCGGACAACCACCATCGATGCCTTCGTCGACTGGCTGGACCGACGCTTCACCCTCGCCGGGCGTAGCGTGACCGACCTCGGATGCGGACCCGGCCTTTATGCGAACCGGTATGCTGGGCGCGGCGCAGTGGTGACGGGCCTCGACTTCTCGACCAACTCCCTTGCCCACGCGCGCAAGGCGGCCGAAGCGGCGGGACTTTCCGTCGACTACAGGCGCGCCGACTATCTCAGGGACGATCTCCCCGGCGGCCAGGACCTTGCCACCATGATCTATGGCGACTTCTGCGCCATGGCGCCCGACAAGCGCGCCGTCATCCTCGCCAAGATCAGGGCCATGCTGAAGCCGACCGGCAGCTTCGTGTTCGATGTGTTCTCGACGGGGATGTTCGCCGAGTTGCGCGAGGAGACGCTTTTCGAATCCCGCCTGATGAATGGCTTCTGGGCGGCCGGCGACTACGTCGGCTTCAAGACGACCCGACTTTACCCGGACGAGGCCATCGGGCTCGATCGCTATCTCATCGCAGCGCCCGATCGCACCTTTCAGGTCTTCAACTGGATGCAGTACTACACGCCGGACACCATCACGGCGGAGGTGCTGGCCGCCGGCTACTCGTCCGTGGACATCGTCTCCTTCGAGACCGGCGGTCCGTGGCCGGGCGGCGCCAGCGCCTTCGCGGTGATCGCCCGGCCCTGA
- the alr gene encoding alanine racemase has protein sequence MSASEGVSSAAAAGGILTIGVDAVVANWKSLAARVAPARTAAVVKADAYGLGAAPLVRPLYDAGCRDFFVIVLSEAEALRPLLPPDATIYVLNGLLPGTAAAYGNGILPVLNSIAQCRAWAEASRGDRPSVIQVDTGMSRLGLDTAEQQMLADDPGLLAATGARLIMSHLACADEPSKSASGEQLAAFRAARERLPGLPGSLAASSGIFLGADYHFDLTRPGASLYGIETSPLAEGVKPVVDLRVKVAQIREIETGTSVGYGYTFRASRTTRLATLATGYADGWWRRFSNGAGAAYHGDTRLPSVGRVSMDSFSVDISALPAGTLAEGDLLELIGPHQSADDLARSAGTIGYEVLTSLGRRYHRVYR, from the coding sequence GCGCCCGCTCGCACGGCCGCCGTCGTCAAGGCCGATGCCTACGGTCTCGGTGCCGCCCCGTTGGTGCGGCCGCTCTACGACGCGGGGTGTCGCGACTTCTTCGTGATCGTGCTCTCGGAGGCTGAAGCGCTCCGACCGCTGCTTCCGCCCGATGCGACGATCTACGTGCTGAACGGCCTGCTGCCCGGAACGGCGGCGGCTTATGGCAATGGCATTCTGCCGGTTCTGAACTCGATCGCCCAATGCCGCGCCTGGGCCGAGGCCAGCCGTGGCGACCGCCCGTCGGTGATCCAAGTCGATACCGGCATGTCGCGTCTCGGCCTCGACACTGCCGAGCAGCAGATGCTTGCCGACGATCCGGGGCTGCTCGCCGCCACGGGCGCCCGTCTCATCATGAGCCATCTTGCCTGTGCCGACGAGCCGAGCAAGTCGGCGAGCGGCGAGCAGCTCGCCGCCTTCCGGGCCGCGCGCGAGCGCCTGCCGGGGCTTCCCGGCTCGCTCGCCGCCTCGAGCGGCATCTTCCTCGGAGCGGATTACCATTTCGATCTCACCCGCCCGGGCGCGTCGCTCTACGGCATCGAGACCAGTCCGCTGGCCGAGGGAGTCAAGCCGGTCGTCGACCTCAGGGTGAAGGTCGCCCAGATCCGCGAGATCGAGACGGGTACCTCGGTCGGCTATGGCTATACCTTCCGCGCCAGCCGGACGACCCGCCTTGCCACGCTGGCGACGGGATATGCCGACGGTTGGTGGCGCCGCTTCTCCAACGGCGCCGGCGCCGCCTACCATGGCGATACGCGCCTGCCGTCGGTCGGCCGCGTGTCGATGGACAGCTTCTCGGTGGACATCAGCGCCCTGCCGGCGGGCACGCTCGCCGAGGGGGATCTTCTCGAACTGATCGGTCCGCACCAGAGCGCCGACGACTTGGCGCGCTCTGCCGGCACCATCGGTTATGAGGTGCTGACCTCGCTTGGCCGCCGCTACCACCGCGTCTATCGCTGA